In Deltaproteobacteria bacterium, the DNA window CCATCAAGAGCCATCACAACGTCGGCGGCCTGCCCGAACGGATGCGGTTCGAGCTCCTCGAGCCGCTCCGCGAGCTCTTCAAGGACGAGGTGCGGAGCCTCGGGCGCGTGCTCGGCGTGCCCGAGGAGATCGTCGGCCGCCATCCGTTCCCGGGCCCGGGGCTCGCCATCCGCGTGATCGGGGCGGTCGACGGGGAGCGGCTCGCGATCGTGCGCGGCGCCGACGCCGTCGTCCAGGAGGAGGTTCGCCGCGCGGAGCTCTACGAGGAGCTCTGGCAGGCCTTCGCGGTCCTCCTGCCGGTCAAGACGGTCGGCGTGATGGGTGACGAGCGCACGTACGAGAACGTGGTGGCGATCCGGGCCGTGCATTCCACCGACGGCATGACCGCCGACTGGGCGCGGCTGCCGGCCGATCTCCTGGCGCGCCTCTCGGCGCGCATCATCAACGAGGTCCGCGGCGTCAACCGCGTGGTCTACGACATCTCCTCGAAGCCGCCCGCGACGATCGAGTGGGAGTAGGCCCCGGCAACCCGTGAAGCACGCGACCCAGGTGGCGCTGATCCGCGAGATCTTCCGCGCCATGGATCGCGGCGTCCCGCCGCTCGCCGACCACATCGCCTGCAACGACGTGTCCGCGTACACGTCCGCCGCCCGCGACGCCCGGGAGCGCGACGTGCTCTTCCGCCGACATCCGCTCGTCGTCGGCTTCAGCTCACAGGTGCGCGCCCCCGGCGACTTCCTGACGGAGGATCTCACGCCGGTGCCGGTCCTCGTCGTGCGCAATGCCGCGGGCGACCTGCGGGCCTTCGTCAACATCTGCCGGCACCGGGGCGCGCGGGTGGTCGAGGGGTGCGGCAGCGGCGCCGTGCGCTTCACCTGCCCGTATCACGCGTGGTCGTACGACACCGACGGGCGCCTGGTGACGATCCCGGACGACTTCGGGTTCGAGGGGCTCGACCGCGGCCGCCACGGCCTGATCCCGCTCCCGGTGGAGGAGCAGCATGGCCTCGTGTGGGTCTCGCCGGAGCCCCGCGGGTCCGTCCGGGTCGGCGAGCTGCTCGGCGGGCTCGGCGACGACCTCGAGGCCTACGGGATCGCCTCGTTCGTCCACCAGGAGACGCGCGTGCTCCGCCGGCGGATGAACTGGAAGCTCGTCAGCGACACGTTCTGGGAGGCATACCACCTGCACGTCCTCCACCGGAAGAACGTGGGCCCGCTCTTCGTGCGCAACCTGGCGCTCTTCGAGGCTTTCGGCCGCTGCCACCGTCTGATCGGCGTGCACCGGTCGATCGAGCGGCTGCGGGCGCTCCCGGAGCGGGAGTGGAGCCTCGTGCCGCACGCCACCATCCTCATGAACCTCTTCCCGAACACCGTCCTCGTCATGCAGAGCGACCACGCCGAGGTCTACCGCATCTTCCCGGCGCCGGACGGCGCGAACGAGAGCCTCACCGCGGTGAGCCTGCTGGTGCCGGAGCCCGGCCCCCGCTGGGCGAGGACGATGGAGCTGCTCATCGGGGTGGTGGAGCAGGACCTCGCCCTCGGCGAGGGCATCCAGCGCAGCTTCGAGTCCGGGGCCATCGCGCAGGTGACCTACGGGCGGTTCGAGCCGGCGCTCGAACATTTTCACCGCACGATCCGCGAGGCCCTCGCGGCCGCGCCGGGCGGTGACGCGCGACCGGCGTGATCTCGGGACTCGCGCCTACCGCGGCGCCGCCAGGACGCGGCCCAGCGCGTCGGAGATCATCGCCTCGGCCGCGTTCGCGCAGTCGGCGGCGAGCGGCGCGTGCTTCCGCCGCCCGGCCCTGGCGATCGACCTGCCGGCTCTCTTGAGCAGGCCCGCAGCCTGCTGGAGGAGCCTTCGCTTGCGGGCGGGAGGAGCTCCCTCCGCCTGCGTGACGAGCGTCCCGGCCCGCGTGAACAGACGGCCCGTGTCGGGCGGCATGGTCTGGCTGCGGCAGGCGCCCTGATCGAGGTGACGGTCGAAGGCGCAGAGGACGGCCGCGAAGCCCACCTTCGGTTCCGCGGTCCGGCATTCGGCGGTCGCACCCGCGCAGCTCTTCGCCGGGGCGCACGCGTCCGCTTCGGCGCTGCACGCCGTCCCCGCAGGCTCGAACGCGTCGGCGGGGCAGGCGTCGCTGACGCCGTCGCAGCGCTCTTCGACGTCACAGGCGCCGGCCGCCGGGCGGCAGACCGCCGTGCTCTTGCCGTCGGCAGGGCAGGTGGGGCTCGTACCGGTGCAGGTCTCGGCCACGTCGCAGACGCCGGCTGCGGGGCGGCACTCGACGGTCGCGGGCTGCAGGGCGTCGGCCGGGCAGGCGTCGCTGACGCCGTCGCAGCGCTCTTCCACGTCACAGGCGCCGGCCGCCGGGCGGCAGACCGCCGTGCTCTTGCCGTCGGCAGGGCAGTCGTTGCTCACGCCGTCGCAGCGCTCTTCAAAATCGCAGGCGCCGGCCGCGGGTCGGCAGACCGCGGTGGTCTTGCCGTCGGCGGGGCAGGTGGGGCCGGTGCCCGTGCAGGTCTCGGCCACGTCGCAGTCGCCGGCCGCGGGACGGCACTCGACGGCGGCTGGCTTGAAAGCATCGGCCGGGCACGCGCTGTCCGTCCCGGTGCAGAGCTCGGCCTCGTCGCACGAGCCCATGGCCCCGCGGCACTCGAACGTCGAGGGCTCGAGCAGGTCGGCTGGGCAGCTGCCGCTCGCGCCGGTACAGAACTCGGCGACGTCGCAGCCGCCGGCCGCCGGGCGGCAGAGCGTGGTCGCCGGCTCGAATCGGCAGGTGGATGAGCAGCAATCGCCGTCCTGCACGTTGCCGTCGTCGCACTGTTCGCCGGGATCGAGGACGCCGTCGCCGCAGCGGCGGACGCGGAACACGGCGACCGCCGTGTCGGCGGAGCCCGCGGCGTAGACGCTCGCCCCGTCGGGACTCACGGCGACGGCCTGGGCCTTGTGCAGGCCGTCGACCCCTGCGATGCCGTCCCGTAGCCGCTCAACGTACGTGAGCGTCCCGGTGGCGGGGTCGCGCTCGAAGACCGCCAGGGCGTTGTCGACCGAGCCGGTGACGAAGACATGCGTGCCGTCGGGGCTCACCGCCACCGCGTCCGCCCCGTTGAGCCCGTTGACCCCGCCCACCCCGTCCTCCAGCAGCTGCACGGAGGTGAGCATGCCGGTCTCCGGGTTCCGGTCGAAGACGACGAGCGCGTCGTCGTAGCCGCCGGCGACGTAGAGGTTCGCCCCGTCGAGACTCACGGTCACGGCCTTGGCCCCGAACAGGCCGAGGACCCCGTTCTGGCCCTCGCGCTGCACCTCGATGAAGGTGAGCTTCCCGGTGGCGGCGTCGCGGCCGAAGACCGCGACGGCGTTTTCGAGTGAGCCCGCAGCGTAGACGTGGGCGCCGTCGGGGCTGACGGCCACCGCCTTGGCGCCGAGGAGACCCTGGACGACGCCGGCGTAGCCGTCGCGCTGGATCTCGACGTAGGTGAGGGCGCCGGTCGCGGCGTCGCGGCTGAAGACGGCGAGCGAGTCGTCGTTGCGGCCGGCGACGTAGACGTGCGCTCCATCGGGACTGATGGCGATCCCCTCGGCGCCGTCGAGGCCGTTGACCTTGCCGACGCCGTCATTCTTCGCTTGCACGAACGTGAGTGCCCCGGTGTCGACGTCCCGACTGAAGACCGCGAGCGCATCGCCGGTCTTGGACGCGACGTAGACGTGCACCCCATCGGGGCTGACGACGACCCCGTGGGCGCCGTTCAGGCCATCGACGCCGTCGACCGCATCCTGCTTCATCTCGACGAAGGTGAGCGCCCCGGTGGCGGAGTCCCGGTGGAAGACCGCGAGCGCGTCGTCGACCTCACCGGTGGCGTAGACGGTCCGGCCGTCCGGGCTCACGGCCACTCCACTCGCCCCGTCGAGGCCGGTGATGCTCCCGCTGCCGTTGCGCTCGACCTCGAGGAACCGGAGGTAGCTGGATGCGGTCGGTCCCGCGGCCGCCTGGAGCAGCCCCGCGCCAAGCCAGGTGGCGGCGATCACCAAGAAGAAGCGCTGCGAACGTGTCATCGTACCTTCCTGTCATTCATCGAATGGGACGACCCCTGCATGGAGCCGTCGCGATACGGAACGCGTGACATCAAGGCGCGTGCCAGGGACGCGGGTGAAGACGGGGTCGAGCGGGAGTGAGCTGCGGCGAACGCCGCTGCGATCGCGGGCGGCATCCCGGGAGGCCCGCGGGACAAGGAGCTCGTGTGCCGCCGGCCCGCGACGCCGGAGCAGCCGCGCAGGTCCTCGCACGGCGTCCGCACCGGCTTCCCCTACGCACGATGCCGCAAGCGCCGGTCGCCGGAGAATTCCCGGCGCGGCGGTTCGGTCGCGCGGCTGCCCGATCGTGCAGGACGCGCAGGTCGTCGCTGCACGGCAGGCTGCCGTGTCGCGAGACGCGGCGGGTGCAACGGCGGGCGCGGTGCCGCCATTGCAGCGCCGCGCGGTGATGCAGGCCGATCAGCCGATCGGGCCGCCCGGGCCTCCTACTAACGTAACTTTTTCCCTGGCCGACCGGCACGCCTCTTGCCCCAGGGCCCCCGGTCGACGACGCGAGTCACATCGCGGCG includes these proteins:
- a CDS encoding aromatic ring-hydroxylating dioxygenase subunit alpha, with the translated sequence MKHATQVALIREIFRAMDRGVPPLADHIACNDVSAYTSAARDARERDVLFRRHPLVVGFSSQVRAPGDFLTEDLTPVPVLVVRNAAGDLRAFVNICRHRGARVVEGCGSGAVRFTCPYHAWSYDTDGRLVTIPDDFGFEGLDRGRHGLIPLPVEEQHGLVWVSPEPRGSVRVGELLGGLGDDLEAYGIASFVHQETRVLRRRMNWKLVSDTFWEAYHLHVLHRKNVGPLFVRNLALFEAFGRCHRLIGVHRSIERLRALPEREWSLVPHATILMNLFPNTVLVMQSDHAEVYRIFPAPDGANESLTAVSLLVPEPGPRWARTMELLIGVVEQDLALGEGIQRSFESGAIAQVTYGRFEPALEHFHRTIREALAAAPGGDARPA